A single genomic interval of Antechinus flavipes isolate AdamAnt ecotype Samford, QLD, Australia chromosome 1, AdamAnt_v2, whole genome shotgun sequence harbors:
- the SH3GL1 gene encoding endophilin-A2 isoform X1 gives MSVAGLKKQFYKASQLVSEKVGGAEGTKLDDDFKEMEKKVDVTSKAVAEVLARTIEYLQPNPASRAKLTMLNTVSKIRGQVKNPGYPQSEGLLGECMIRYGKELGDESNFGDALLDAGESMKRLAEVKDSLDIEVKQNFIDPLQNLCDKDLKEIQHHLKKLEGRRLDFDYKKKRQGKIADEELRQAMEKFEESKEVAETSMHNLLETDIEQVSQLSALVDAQLDYHRQAVQILDELADKLKRRMREASSRPKREYKPKPRDSYDFGEPDQSNGGFPCAPAPKITAASSSFRSSDKPIRTPIRSMPPLDQPSCKALYDFEPENDGELGFREGDIITLTNQIDENWYEGMINGQSGFFPLNYVEVLVPLPQ, from the exons CTGGTCAGTGAAAAGGTTGGAGGAGCTGAAGGGACCAAGCTTGATGATGACTTCAAAGAAATGGAGAAG aaaGTGGATGTTACCAGCAAGGCTGTGGCAGAGGTGTTGGCGAGAACCATTGAGTACCTTCAGCCCAACCCAG CCTCCCGAGCCAAGCTGACAATGCTCAACACTGTGTCAAAGATAAGAGGGCAGGTGAAGAATCCTGGCTATCCACAGTCTGAAGGGCTCTTGGGCGAGTGCATGATTCGCTATGGAAAGGAGCTAGGAGATGAGTCCAACTTTG GTGATGCCCTTTTGGATGCTGGTGAATCAATGAAGCGATTGGCAGAAGTGAAGGATTCTCTGGACATAGAAGTCAAACAGAATTTTATTGATCCCCTCCAGAATCTCTGTGATAAAGACCTGAAGGAGATCCAG cACCATCTGAAAAAGCTAGAGGGGAGGCGCCTGGACTTTGACTATAAGAAGAAGCGCCAGGGGAAGATAGCAGATGAGGAGCTTCGTCAGGCCATGGAGAAGTTTGAGGAGTCCAAGGAAGTGGCTGAGACCAGCATGCACAACCTCTTAGAGACGGAC ATTGAACAGGTGAGCCAGCTTTCAGCCCTGGTGGATGCCCAGCTGGATTACCATAGGCAGGCAGTACAGATCCTGGATGAGCTGGCTGACAAGCTGAAGCGCAG GATGCGGGAAGCCTCTTCCCGCCCCAAGCGGGAATACAAGCCAAAGCCTAGAGATTCCTATGACTTTGGAGAGCCTGACCAGTCCAATGGAGGTTTCCCTTGTGCCCCCGCCCCCAAGATCACAG CAGCTTCTTCCTCTTTCCGATCCTCTGACAAGCCCATCCGGACCCCCATCAGGAGTATGC CACCTCTGGACCAGCCCAGCTGCAAGGCCCTGTATGATTTTGAGCCTGAGAATGATGGGGAACTGGGCTTCCGAGAGGGCGACATCATCACACTGACCAATCAGATTGATGAAAACTGGTACGAAGGCATGATCAACGGCCAGTCGGGCTTCTTCCCCCTCAACTATGTGGAGGTGCTGGTCCCACTACCTCAGTGA
- the SH3GL1 gene encoding endophilin-A2 isoform X3 has translation MSVAGLKKQFYKASQLVSEKVGGAEGTKLDDDFKEMEKKVDVTSKAVAEVLARTIEYLQPNPASRAKLTMLNTVSKIRGQVKNPGYPQSEGLLGECMIRYGKELGDESNFGDALLDAGESMKRLAEVKDSLDIEVKQNFIDPLQNLCDKDLKEIQHHLKKLEGRRLDFDYKKKRQGKIADEELRQAMEKFEESKEVAETSMHNLLETDIEQVSQLSALVDAQLDYHRQAVQILDELADKLKRRMREASSRPKREYKPKPRDSYDFGEPDQSNGGFPCAPAPKITAPLDQPSCKALYDFEPENDGELGFREGDIITLTNQIDENWYEGMINGQSGFFPLNYVEVLVPLPQ, from the exons CTGGTCAGTGAAAAGGTTGGAGGAGCTGAAGGGACCAAGCTTGATGATGACTTCAAAGAAATGGAGAAG aaaGTGGATGTTACCAGCAAGGCTGTGGCAGAGGTGTTGGCGAGAACCATTGAGTACCTTCAGCCCAACCCAG CCTCCCGAGCCAAGCTGACAATGCTCAACACTGTGTCAAAGATAAGAGGGCAGGTGAAGAATCCTGGCTATCCACAGTCTGAAGGGCTCTTGGGCGAGTGCATGATTCGCTATGGAAAGGAGCTAGGAGATGAGTCCAACTTTG GTGATGCCCTTTTGGATGCTGGTGAATCAATGAAGCGATTGGCAGAAGTGAAGGATTCTCTGGACATAGAAGTCAAACAGAATTTTATTGATCCCCTCCAGAATCTCTGTGATAAAGACCTGAAGGAGATCCAG cACCATCTGAAAAAGCTAGAGGGGAGGCGCCTGGACTTTGACTATAAGAAGAAGCGCCAGGGGAAGATAGCAGATGAGGAGCTTCGTCAGGCCATGGAGAAGTTTGAGGAGTCCAAGGAAGTGGCTGAGACCAGCATGCACAACCTCTTAGAGACGGAC ATTGAACAGGTGAGCCAGCTTTCAGCCCTGGTGGATGCCCAGCTGGATTACCATAGGCAGGCAGTACAGATCCTGGATGAGCTGGCTGACAAGCTGAAGCGCAG GATGCGGGAAGCCTCTTCCCGCCCCAAGCGGGAATACAAGCCAAAGCCTAGAGATTCCTATGACTTTGGAGAGCCTGACCAGTCCAATGGAGGTTTCCCTTGTGCCCCCGCCCCCAAGATCACAG CACCTCTGGACCAGCCCAGCTGCAAGGCCCTGTATGATTTTGAGCCTGAGAATGATGGGGAACTGGGCTTCCGAGAGGGCGACATCATCACACTGACCAATCAGATTGATGAAAACTGGTACGAAGGCATGATCAACGGCCAGTCGGGCTTCTTCCCCCTCAACTATGTGGAGGTGCTGGTCCCACTACCTCAGTGA
- the SH3GL1 gene encoding endophilin-A2 isoform X2 — translation MSVAGLKKQFYKASQLVSEKVGGAEGTKLDDDFKEMEKKVDVTSKAVAEVLARTIEYLQPNPASRAKLTMLNTVSKIRGQVKNPGYPQSEGLLGECMIRYGKELGDESNFGDALLDAGESMKRLAEVKDSLDIEVKQNFIDPLQNLCDKDLKEIQHHLKKLEGRRLDFDYKKKRQGKIADEELRQAMEKFEESKEVAETSMHNLLETDIEQVSQLSALVDAQLDYHRQAVQILDELADKLKRRMREASSRPKREYKPKPRDSYDFGEPDQSNGGFPCAPAPKITASSSFRSSDKPIRTPIRSMPPLDQPSCKALYDFEPENDGELGFREGDIITLTNQIDENWYEGMINGQSGFFPLNYVEVLVPLPQ, via the exons CTGGTCAGTGAAAAGGTTGGAGGAGCTGAAGGGACCAAGCTTGATGATGACTTCAAAGAAATGGAGAAG aaaGTGGATGTTACCAGCAAGGCTGTGGCAGAGGTGTTGGCGAGAACCATTGAGTACCTTCAGCCCAACCCAG CCTCCCGAGCCAAGCTGACAATGCTCAACACTGTGTCAAAGATAAGAGGGCAGGTGAAGAATCCTGGCTATCCACAGTCTGAAGGGCTCTTGGGCGAGTGCATGATTCGCTATGGAAAGGAGCTAGGAGATGAGTCCAACTTTG GTGATGCCCTTTTGGATGCTGGTGAATCAATGAAGCGATTGGCAGAAGTGAAGGATTCTCTGGACATAGAAGTCAAACAGAATTTTATTGATCCCCTCCAGAATCTCTGTGATAAAGACCTGAAGGAGATCCAG cACCATCTGAAAAAGCTAGAGGGGAGGCGCCTGGACTTTGACTATAAGAAGAAGCGCCAGGGGAAGATAGCAGATGAGGAGCTTCGTCAGGCCATGGAGAAGTTTGAGGAGTCCAAGGAAGTGGCTGAGACCAGCATGCACAACCTCTTAGAGACGGAC ATTGAACAGGTGAGCCAGCTTTCAGCCCTGGTGGATGCCCAGCTGGATTACCATAGGCAGGCAGTACAGATCCTGGATGAGCTGGCTGACAAGCTGAAGCGCAG GATGCGGGAAGCCTCTTCCCGCCCCAAGCGGGAATACAAGCCAAAGCCTAGAGATTCCTATGACTTTGGAGAGCCTGACCAGTCCAATGGAGGTTTCCCTTGTGCCCCCGCCCCCAAGATCACAG CTTCTTCCTCTTTCCGATCCTCTGACAAGCCCATCCGGACCCCCATCAGGAGTATGC CACCTCTGGACCAGCCCAGCTGCAAGGCCCTGTATGATTTTGAGCCTGAGAATGATGGGGAACTGGGCTTCCGAGAGGGCGACATCATCACACTGACCAATCAGATTGATGAAAACTGGTACGAAGGCATGATCAACGGCCAGTCGGGCTTCTTCCCCCTCAACTATGTGGAGGTGCTGGTCCCACTACCTCAGTGA
- the SH3GL1 gene encoding endophilin-A2 isoform X4, with translation MEKKVDVTSKAVAEVLARTIEYLQPNPASRAKLTMLNTVSKIRGQVKNPGYPQSEGLLGECMIRYGKELGDESNFGDALLDAGESMKRLAEVKDSLDIEVKQNFIDPLQNLCDKDLKEIQHHLKKLEGRRLDFDYKKKRQGKIADEELRQAMEKFEESKEVAETSMHNLLETDIEQVSQLSALVDAQLDYHRQAVQILDELADKLKRRMREASSRPKREYKPKPRDSYDFGEPDQSNGGFPCAPAPKITAASSSFRSSDKPIRTPIRSMPPLDQPSCKALYDFEPENDGELGFREGDIITLTNQIDENWYEGMINGQSGFFPLNYVEVLVPLPQ, from the exons ATGGAGAAG aaaGTGGATGTTACCAGCAAGGCTGTGGCAGAGGTGTTGGCGAGAACCATTGAGTACCTTCAGCCCAACCCAG CCTCCCGAGCCAAGCTGACAATGCTCAACACTGTGTCAAAGATAAGAGGGCAGGTGAAGAATCCTGGCTATCCACAGTCTGAAGGGCTCTTGGGCGAGTGCATGATTCGCTATGGAAAGGAGCTAGGAGATGAGTCCAACTTTG GTGATGCCCTTTTGGATGCTGGTGAATCAATGAAGCGATTGGCAGAAGTGAAGGATTCTCTGGACATAGAAGTCAAACAGAATTTTATTGATCCCCTCCAGAATCTCTGTGATAAAGACCTGAAGGAGATCCAG cACCATCTGAAAAAGCTAGAGGGGAGGCGCCTGGACTTTGACTATAAGAAGAAGCGCCAGGGGAAGATAGCAGATGAGGAGCTTCGTCAGGCCATGGAGAAGTTTGAGGAGTCCAAGGAAGTGGCTGAGACCAGCATGCACAACCTCTTAGAGACGGAC ATTGAACAGGTGAGCCAGCTTTCAGCCCTGGTGGATGCCCAGCTGGATTACCATAGGCAGGCAGTACAGATCCTGGATGAGCTGGCTGACAAGCTGAAGCGCAG GATGCGGGAAGCCTCTTCCCGCCCCAAGCGGGAATACAAGCCAAAGCCTAGAGATTCCTATGACTTTGGAGAGCCTGACCAGTCCAATGGAGGTTTCCCTTGTGCCCCCGCCCCCAAGATCACAG CAGCTTCTTCCTCTTTCCGATCCTCTGACAAGCCCATCCGGACCCCCATCAGGAGTATGC CACCTCTGGACCAGCCCAGCTGCAAGGCCCTGTATGATTTTGAGCCTGAGAATGATGGGGAACTGGGCTTCCGAGAGGGCGACATCATCACACTGACCAATCAGATTGATGAAAACTGGTACGAAGGCATGATCAACGGCCAGTCGGGCTTCTTCCCCCTCAACTATGTGGAGGTGCTGGTCCCACTACCTCAGTGA
- the MPND gene encoding MPN domain-containing protein isoform X2 has product MAALDPPSPAGAGLAGEEALEEEEEEPEQEPGPETPDDSEKAAPGCGPGGGAAGTGVGGRGCVLTRRGITLRVLLKDALIEPGAGVLSIYYLGKKFIGDLLPDGKITWQETGQVFNSPSAWATYCKKLVNPAKKSGCGWASVKYKGQKLDQYKATWLKRHQPNAPSAAEESLVSEGEEEELLEEEEEEAAVTREGKMLTPASTSAPILLEEKGRKQLGKALTESPNPEAGPPGKRLENKGRVPVRYCTLGSRDLARNPHTLVEVTSFTAINKFQPFNVSVSSNVLLLLDFHSHLTRSEVVGYLGGRWDTNSQLLTVLRAFPCRSRLGDADTATAIEEEICQSLFLRGLSLVGWYHSHPYSPALPSLQDIDAQMDYQLKLQGSGNSFQPCLALVCAPYYSGNQGPESKISPFWVMPPPEQRPNDYGIPMEVEMTYIQDGFLTNDILHEMMLLVDFYKGAPDVVKFQDLWNQEQTYLDKLKVSLASRTPKDQGLCHVLEQVYCLLKNSS; this is encoded by the exons CCCTAGATCCACCGTCCCCTGCTGGGGCCGGCCTCGCCGGGGAGGAGGCgctggaggaggaagaggaggagcccGAGCAGGAGCCAGGCCCCGAGACCCCTGATGATTCGGAGAAGGCAGCCCCCGGCTGCGGCCCAGGCGGTGGGGCCGCTGGGACGGGAGTGGGCGGGCGCGGCTGCGTGCTGACCCGGCGCGGAATCACACTGCGGGTGCTGCTCAAAGATGCCCTCATTGAGCCCGGGGCCGGGGTCCTCTCCATCTACTACCTG GGGAAGAAATTCATTGGGGATCTGTTGCCAGATgggaagatcacctggcaagagaCTGGCCAGGTGTTCAACTCACCCAGTGCTTGGGCCACTTATTGCAAGAAGCTGGTGAACCCCGCCAAGAAGTCGGGCTGTGGTTGGGCCTCGGTCAAGTACAAGGGTCAGAAGTTGGACCAGTACAAGGCCACTTGGCTGAAACGGCACCAGCCCAATGCTCCCTCTGCTGCAGAGGAG AGTCTGGTCAGTGAGGGTGAGGAAGAAGAACTgttagaggaagaagaggaagaagcagCAGTGACTCGGGAAGGGAAGATGCTGACCCCGGCTTCCACCTCAGCCCCCATCCTCTTGGAAGAGAAGGGCAGGAAGCAGTTGGGAAAAGCCCTGACAGAGTCTCCCAACCCAG AGGCTGGACCCCCTGGGAAGCGGCTGGAGAACAAGGGCCGGGTGCCAGTCCGATACTGCACCCTGGGCAGCCGGGATTTGGCCAG GAATCCTCACACCCTGGTAGAAGTGACATCCTTCACAGCCATCAACAAGTTCCAGCCTTTCAACGTGTCCGTGTCTAGCAACGTGCTGCTTTTACTG GACTTCCACAGCCACTTGACGAGGAGTGAGGTCGTGGGCTACCTCGGAGGTCGCTGGGACACCAACAGCCAAT TGCTGACCGTGCTGAGAGCCTTCCCCTGCAGGAGCCGTCTAGGCGACGCCGACACGGCCACCGCCATTGAGGAGGAG ATCTGCCAGAGCCTGTTCCTTCGGGGCCTCTCCCTGGTGGGCTGGTACCACAGTCACCCCTACAGCCCGGCCCTGCCCTCCTTGCAGGACATCGATGCCCAGATGGACTACCAGCTCAAGCTGCAGGGCAGCGGCAACAGCTTCCAGCCCTGCCTCGCCCTGGTGTGCG CCCCGTATTACTCTGGAAACCAGGGGCCGGAGTCCAAAATCTCTCCGTTCTGGGTCATGCCGCCCCCAGAG CAAAGGCCCAATGACTATGGAATCCCCATGGAGGTAGAGATGACTTACATCCAGGATGGGTTCCTGACCAATGACATCCTCCATGAAATG ATGCTGCTGGTGGACTTCTACAAAGGAGCCCCAGATGTGGTCAAGTTTCAAGACCTGTGGAACCAAGAGCAGACCTACCTGGACAAGCTGAAG GTTTCCTTGGCCAGCAGGACACCAAAGGACCAGGGCCTATGCCATGTCTTGGAACAAGTCTACTGTCTCCTTAAGAACAGCAGCTGA
- the MPND gene encoding MPN domain-containing protein isoform X1, whose amino-acid sequence MPRSRFPALPKRPRPSPPCPVSRAHFAPSCLSVSLALDPPSPAGAGLAGEEALEEEEEEPEQEPGPETPDDSEKAAPGCGPGGGAAGTGVGGRGCVLTRRGITLRVLLKDALIEPGAGVLSIYYLGKKFIGDLLPDGKITWQETGQVFNSPSAWATYCKKLVNPAKKSGCGWASVKYKGQKLDQYKATWLKRHQPNAPSAAEESLVSEGEEEELLEEEEEEAAVTREGKMLTPASTSAPILLEEKGRKQLGKALTESPNPEAGPPGKRLENKGRVPVRYCTLGSRDLARNPHTLVEVTSFTAINKFQPFNVSVSSNVLLLLDFHSHLTRSEVVGYLGGRWDTNSQLLTVLRAFPCRSRLGDADTATAIEEEICQSLFLRGLSLVGWYHSHPYSPALPSLQDIDAQMDYQLKLQGSGNSFQPCLALVCAPYYSGNQGPESKISPFWVMPPPEQRPNDYGIPMEVEMTYIQDGFLTNDILHEMMLLVDFYKGAPDVVKFQDLWNQEQTYLDKLKVSLASRTPKDQGLCHVLEQVYCLLKNSS is encoded by the exons CCCGTCTCCCGTGCCCACTTTGCTCCCTCCTGCCTTTCCGTGTCCCTAGCCCTAGATCCACCGTCCCCTGCTGGGGCCGGCCTCGCCGGGGAGGAGGCgctggaggaggaagaggaggagcccGAGCAGGAGCCAGGCCCCGAGACCCCTGATGATTCGGAGAAGGCAGCCCCCGGCTGCGGCCCAGGCGGTGGGGCCGCTGGGACGGGAGTGGGCGGGCGCGGCTGCGTGCTGACCCGGCGCGGAATCACACTGCGGGTGCTGCTCAAAGATGCCCTCATTGAGCCCGGGGCCGGGGTCCTCTCCATCTACTACCTG GGGAAGAAATTCATTGGGGATCTGTTGCCAGATgggaagatcacctggcaagagaCTGGCCAGGTGTTCAACTCACCCAGTGCTTGGGCCACTTATTGCAAGAAGCTGGTGAACCCCGCCAAGAAGTCGGGCTGTGGTTGGGCCTCGGTCAAGTACAAGGGTCAGAAGTTGGACCAGTACAAGGCCACTTGGCTGAAACGGCACCAGCCCAATGCTCCCTCTGCTGCAGAGGAG AGTCTGGTCAGTGAGGGTGAGGAAGAAGAACTgttagaggaagaagaggaagaagcagCAGTGACTCGGGAAGGGAAGATGCTGACCCCGGCTTCCACCTCAGCCCCCATCCTCTTGGAAGAGAAGGGCAGGAAGCAGTTGGGAAAAGCCCTGACAGAGTCTCCCAACCCAG AGGCTGGACCCCCTGGGAAGCGGCTGGAGAACAAGGGCCGGGTGCCAGTCCGATACTGCACCCTGGGCAGCCGGGATTTGGCCAG GAATCCTCACACCCTGGTAGAAGTGACATCCTTCACAGCCATCAACAAGTTCCAGCCTTTCAACGTGTCCGTGTCTAGCAACGTGCTGCTTTTACTG GACTTCCACAGCCACTTGACGAGGAGTGAGGTCGTGGGCTACCTCGGAGGTCGCTGGGACACCAACAGCCAAT TGCTGACCGTGCTGAGAGCCTTCCCCTGCAGGAGCCGTCTAGGCGACGCCGACACGGCCACCGCCATTGAGGAGGAG ATCTGCCAGAGCCTGTTCCTTCGGGGCCTCTCCCTGGTGGGCTGGTACCACAGTCACCCCTACAGCCCGGCCCTGCCCTCCTTGCAGGACATCGATGCCCAGATGGACTACCAGCTCAAGCTGCAGGGCAGCGGCAACAGCTTCCAGCCCTGCCTCGCCCTGGTGTGCG CCCCGTATTACTCTGGAAACCAGGGGCCGGAGTCCAAAATCTCTCCGTTCTGGGTCATGCCGCCCCCAGAG CAAAGGCCCAATGACTATGGAATCCCCATGGAGGTAGAGATGACTTACATCCAGGATGGGTTCCTGACCAATGACATCCTCCATGAAATG ATGCTGCTGGTGGACTTCTACAAAGGAGCCCCAGATGTGGTCAAGTTTCAAGACCTGTGGAACCAAGAGCAGACCTACCTGGACAAGCTGAAG GTTTCCTTGGCCAGCAGGACACCAAAGGACCAGGGCCTATGCCATGTCTTGGAACAAGTCTACTGTCTCCTTAAGAACAGCAGCTGA